The proteins below come from a single Miscanthus floridulus cultivar M001 chromosome 1, ASM1932011v1, whole genome shotgun sequence genomic window:
- the LOC136480322 gene encoding PRA1 family protein E-like, whose amino-acid sequence MSSSTASWSRYGAVPTSPPAPPPPQLKPEDVAGGEAAPSSSSASATAAEAGVAFFSRARAFAGAAAGRPRAWREVLDPTAFSRPESCGEARARVRRNLAYFRANYALSALVLVFLGLVYRPVSMLVFLALFLAWLGLYFGRGDGDPLVCLGRDVDDRVVLAVLSAATVLAVALTRAGLNLLVSLVVAAAVIGLHAAFRVNFYLDERDAFDVAGNSFTDSAYGYALPR is encoded by the coding sequence atgtcctcctccaccGCGTCGTGGTCGCGCTACggcgccgtccccacctcgccccctgcgccaccgccgccgcagctcaAGCCGGAGGACGTTGCGGGCGGCGAGGCGGcgccctcgtcgtcgtcggcctcggcgacggcggcggaggcAGGGGtcgccttcttctcccgcgcgcgGGCGTTCGCGGGCGCCGCGGCGGGCCGGCCGCGCGCGTGGCGTGAGGTGCTGGACCCGACGGCGTTCTCGCGCCCGGAGAGCTGCGGGGAGGCCCGCGCGCGGGTGCGCCGGAACCTCGCCTACTTCCGCGCCAACTACGCGCTCTCCGCGctcgtgctcgtcttcctcggccTCGTCTACCGCCCGGTCTCCATGCTCGTGTTCCTGGCGCTCTTCCTCGCCTGGCTGGGGCTCTACTTCGGCCGCGGCGACGGGGACCCGCTCGTGTGCCTCGGCCGCGACGTCGACGACCGCGTCGTGCTGGCCGTGCTCTCGGCGGCCACCGTGCTCGCCGTCGCGCTCACCCGCGCGGGGCTCAACCTcctcgtctccctcgtcgtcgcgGCAGCCGTCATCGGCTTGCACGCCGCCTTCAGGGTCAACTTCTACCTCGACGAGAGGGACGCGTTCGATGTCGCCGGCAACTCGTTCACGGATAGCGCGTACGGCTACGCGCTCCCTAGATGA
- the LOC136478628 gene encoding protein WRKY1-like: protein MKAMEVVEEANRAAVESCKKLVAVLSLSGADAFRPMPVAAETDEAVSRFGKVVAVLSDRLGHARARVGKRSPPAPPVDASCLLEYHPSLAVAPRHTPNAGPLLVSATSPPPPPPPPPLTPPTSLPTSMTMRSAAALMTMRSQEAEAVAPAVLLLPPCASNVTLTPAPAKKFDRSMFLETSLLELNSCSVPPSPSPAMAVQKNSPRVLAAAVPPPNPCTSTPHIQFQPTGQFQPPQQQQAKKQKSFQFDQTPSGEQFHIEVPVPLPLPRAAPAGAKEVISFSFDNNSVCTSSAATSFFTSISSQLISMSDAATSSAARPATAKKVCGKGGDGSGVRCHCPKKKKPREKRVVRVPAISDKNADIPVDNYSWRKYGQKPIKGSPHPRGYYRCSSKKDCPARKYVERCRSDAAMLIVTYENDHNHAQPLDPSVLTAAANAEAL from the exons ATGAAAGccatggaggtggtggaggaagCCAACCGGGCCGCCGTGGAGAGCTGCAAGAAGCTCGTCGCCGTTCTCTCGCTCTCCGGTGCCGACGCGTTCCGGCCTATGCCCGTGGCCGCGGAGACCGACGAGGCGGTCTCCCGGTTCGGCAAGGTGGTCGCCGTCCTGAGCGACAGGCTCGGCCATGCCAGAGCAAGGGTTGGCAAGAGGAGCCCGCCGGCGCCTCCCGTCGATGCGAGCTGCCTCTTGGAGTACCACCCGTCTCTGGCAGTGGCACCGCGCCACACTCCCAACGCCGGCCCCCTGCTGGTCAGTGctacttctcctcctcctccgccgccgccgccgcctctgacGCCGCCGACGTCGCTGCCAACTAGTATGACGATGCGAAGCGCTGCGGcgctgatgacgatgagaagCCAAGAAGCGGAGGCAGTGGCGCCGgcggtgctgctgctgccgccttgTGCCAGCAACGTGACATTGACGCCGGCCCCGGCCAAGAAGTTTGACAGGAGCATGTTCCTCGAGACGTCGCTGCTGGAGTTGAACTCTTGCAGCGTGCctccctcgccgtcgccggccatggcggtgcaGAAGAACAGCCCGAGAGTACTCGCGGCTGCTGTCCCCCCGCCCAATCCTTGCACCAGCACCCCTCACATCCAGTTCCAGCCCACCGGCCAGTTccagccgccgcagcagcagcaggcgaagAAGCAGAAGAGCTTCCAGTTCGACCAGACGCCGAGCGGCGAGCAGTTCCACATCGAGGTCCcggtgccgctgccgctgccccgTGCCGCCCCCGCCGGCGCCAAGGAGGTGATCAGCTTCAGCTTCGACAACAACTCGGTGTGCACGTCGTCTGCGGCGACGTCCTTCTTCACGTCCATCAGCAGCCAGCTGATCAGCATGTCGGACGCCGCGACGAGCTCCGCCGCCAGGCCCGCCACGGCGAAGAAGGTGTGCGGCAAGGGAGGAGACGGCAGCGGCGTGAGGTGCCATTGCCCGAAGAAAAA GAAGCCGAGGGAGAAGAGGGTGGTGAGGGTGCCGGCGATCAGCGACAAGAACGCCGACATCCCGGTGGACAACTACTCTTGGAGGAAGTATGGGCAGAAACCCATCAAAGGCTCTCCTCACCCAAG GGGATACTACAGGTGCAGCAGCAAGAAGGACTGCCCGGCGAGGAAGTACGTGGAGCGGTGCCGCAGCGACGCCGCCATGCTGATCGTCACCTACGAGAACGACCACAACCACGCGCAGCCGCTCGACCCCTCCGTGCTCACCGCCGCCGCCAACGCGGAAGCTTTATGA